A region of the Candidatus Zixiibacteriota bacterium genome:
CGGCAAAATCGACCGGGTGGTGGTGGCATCCTGCTCCCCCTTGATGCACGAAGCAACCTTCCGCAAGGCGACTCTTGCCGGCGGACAGAATCCTTTCTTTTTCCAGATGGCTAATATCCGGGAGCATGTCTCCTGGGTGACATTTGACAAGGAGATGGCGACGGTGAAGGCGAAAGCGTTGATAGCCGGCGCCGTCAAGAGAGTCGCCCGGCACAAACCGCTGGAGAAGACACGGGTGCCGGTGAATCCTGATGTCCTGATAGTCGGCGGCGGTATTGCCGGTATCCATGCCGCCTTGACCATCGCCGATTCCGGCAAGAAAGTTTATCTGGTTGAAAAGGAGCCGACCATCGGCGGCCATATGGCGAAATTCGACAAGACCTTCCCGACACTGGATTGCGCCGCCTGCATACTGACACCAAAGATGTCGGCGGTGCGCTCTCATCCCAATATCATTCTCTGGAGTTATTCCGAAGTCAGCCAGGTGGATGGATATGTCGGCAATTTCAAAGTCAAAGTCCGCCGAAAACCGCGCTATATCGATGAGGAGCTTTGTGTCGGTTGTTACGAGTGCATCGAGAAATGCATTTTCAAGAAAGCCAAATTCGAAGACGAATTCAATATCGGGCTCAGTCAGCGCAAACCGATATATATCCCTTTCCCGCAGGCGACCCCGCTGGTGGCGCTAATCGACCCGGAAACCTGCACCGAGTTCCGCACCGGCAAATGCAAGAAAACCTGTGTCGATGCCTGCGAACGAAAGGCAATCGATTTTAAGCAGAAGGAAGAGATCAAAGAGATTGAGGTAGGGGCAATAATCCTGGCAACCGGATTTAAAGTTTTTGACGCTTCAAGAGTTCCCCGATACGGCTACGGTAAATACCCCAATGTATTTACCAGTCTTGAAATCGAGAGGCTGGTCAACGCTTCCGGACCTACCGGCGGCGAAGTCCGCTTGAAGGACGGTCGAAAGCCGACCTCGGTAGGAATAATACATTGTGTTGGCAGCCGCGATATCAACACCAATCGTTACTGCTCTCGTCTCTGTTGTATGGCGTCGCTCAAGCTGGCGCATCTGATAAAAGAGCGGACCGGTGCCGAAGTTTATAACTTCTATATCGATATTCGGGCAGCCGGAAAAGGGTATGAGGAGTTCTACGATAAACTTCTCAAAGAGGGAATCCATTTCATCCGCGGCCGAGTGGCGGAGGTCAGCGACTGGACCATGACGGCTGACGAAGAAGGAAAACTGGTTATCCGCGCTGAAGATACTCTGATCGGGGTGGTGCGACGGATTCCGGTTGATATGGTAGTTCTGGCGGTCGGGCTGGAACCATCGGCTGACGCCGACGATATCCGCCGGATGTTCAATATCAGCTGCAGTTATGAAGGTTGGTTTCTGGAGCGACATCCCAAACTGGCGCCGGTTTCGACCTTCACCGACGGTATCTCGCTTGCCGGTGCCTGCCAGGGTCCGAAAGATATTCCCGACAGTGTGGCACAGGCGGGTGCCGCCGCCGCCGAGGCGCTGGCGCTTATCGATAAAGGGTATGTAGAGCTGGAACCGAATACCGCCTTCGTGCAGGAAGAGTTCTGTTCCGGTTGTCGAACCTGTATTGCTCTCTGTCCCTATAGCGCGATAGGTTTCAGCGCCGATGTCAATCGCGCGTCAGTAAATGGC
Encoded here:
- a CDS encoding CoB--CoM heterodisulfide reductase iron-sulfur subunit A family protein: GKIDRVVVASCSPLMHEATFRKATLAGGQNPFFFQMANIREHVSWVTFDKEMATVKAKALIAGAVKRVARHKPLEKTRVPVNPDVLIVGGGIAGIHAALTIADSGKKVYLVEKEPTIGGHMAKFDKTFPTLDCAACILTPKMSAVRSHPNIILWSYSEVSQVDGYVGNFKVKVRRKPRYIDEELCVGCYECIEKCIFKKAKFEDEFNIGLSQRKPIYIPFPQATPLVALIDPETCTEFRTGKCKKTCVDACERKAIDFKQKEEIKEIEVGAIILATGFKVFDASRVPRYGYGKYPNVFTSLEIERLVNASGPTGGEVRLKDGRKPTSVGIIHCVGSRDINTNRYCSRLCCMASLKLAHLIKERTGAEVYNFYIDIRAAGKGYEEFYDKLLKEGIHFIRGRVAEVSDWTMTADEEGKLVIRAEDTLIGVVRRIPVDMVVLAVGLEPSADADDIRRMFNISCSYEGWFLERHPKLAPVSTFTDGISLAGACQGPKDIPDSVAQAGAAAAEALALIDKGYVELEPNTAFVQEEFCSGCRTCIALCPYSAIGFSADVNRASVNGALCKGCGTCVAACPSGALQQNLFTDEQIFEEIRGVMNYV